From Coffea arabica cultivar ET-39 chromosome 10e, Coffea Arabica ET-39 HiFi, whole genome shotgun sequence, one genomic window encodes:
- the LOC113712842 gene encoding uncharacterized protein, which produces MNIGVALQPAPLQFRFPPIHITPPPILRHHHQFFPTAISLISCVTATSLSSHQLSLDNRQEEDDDQDDVASLNNRRYDFSPLLQFLSTYTPDHSNSSADSPTQLHPAELRLAESYRAVPAPLWHSLLKSLSSTPSSISTAYALVTWLQKHNLCFSYELLYSILIHALGRSDKLYEAFLLSQRQRLTPLTYNALIGACARNDDLEKALNLMARMRRDGYQSDFVNYSLIIQSLLRNNSIDSTVLEKLYDEIEADRIELDGQLLNDVTVGFSKAGDVSRALYFLSVIQGNGLSPKTATLVAVISQLGNSGRTEEAEAVFEELKEGGLKPRTRAYNALLKGYVKTGALRDAEDVVSEMERSGVAPDEHTYGLLIDAYGNAGRWESARIVLKEMEANNVQPNSHVFSRILASYRDRGEWQRSFQVLKEMKNNGVTPDRQFYNVMIDTFGKYNCLHHAMDTFERMKLEGIEPDTVTWNTLIDCHCKHGHHNKSEELFEAMQKSGCLPCTTTYNIMINSFGEQERWEDVKDLLGKMQSQGLLPTVVTYTTLVDIYGRSGRFTDAIECLEVMKSVGLKPSSTMYNALINAYAQRGLSEQAVNAFRVMRGERLKPSLLALNSLINAFSEDRRDSEAFAVLQYMKDNDLKPDVVTYTTLMKALIRVEKFEKVPAVYEEMLSSGCLPDRKARAMLRSALRYMKSTLKV; this is translated from the exons ATGAACATAGGCGTAGCTTTGCAGCCTGCCCCGCTCCAATTTCGCTTCCCTCCCATTCATATCACTCCGCCGCCAATCCTCCGCCACCACCATCAATTCTTCCCCACTGCTATCTCTCTCATTAGTTGTGTCACCGCCACGTCTCTCTCCTCCCACCAGCTCAGCCTAGACAACCGACAAGAGGAGGACGACGACCAAGACGACGTCGCTTCCTTGAACAACCGCCGCTACGACTTCTCCCCACTCCTCCAATTCCTCTCTACTTACACTCCCGACCACTCTAACAGCTCCGCTGACTCCCCTACCCAGCTTCACCCCGCTGAGCTCCGTCTCGCCGAGTCCTACCGAGCCGTGCCCGCCCCGCTTTGGCATTCCCTCTTAAAATCACTCTCCTCCACTCCTTCCTCTATCTCCACCGCATATGCTCTCGTCACCTGGCTCCAAAAACACAATCTTTGCTTCTCCTACGAGCTTCTCTACTCCATTCTCATCCACGCCCTCGGACGCTCCGACAAGCTTTACGAAGCCTTCTTGCTCTCCCAGCGCCAGAGGTTGACTCCCTTGACTTATAATGCCCTCATTGGCGCCTGTGCTCGGAATGATGACCTCGAAAAAGCCCTTAATTTGATGGCCAGAATGCGTCGCGACGGCTACCAATCTGATTTTGTCAATTATAGTTTGATTATTCAGTCACTTTTGCGCAACAATTCCATTGATTCCACCGTCTTAGAAAAATTGTATGACGAAATAGAGGCTGATAGGATCGAGCTTGATGGGCAGTTGTTGAATGATGTAACTGTGGGGTTCTCCAAAGCTGGTGACGTTAGTAGGGCCTTGTATTTCCTATCCGTAATCCAAGGAAACGGGTTGAGTCCCAAGACTGCAACTTTGGTTGCTGTCATTTCGCAGTTGGGGAATTCGGGGAGGACCGAGGAGGCCGAGGCTGTTTTTGAGGAGTTGAAAGAAGGTGGACTGAAGCCCAGGACGAGGGCTTATAATGCCCTTCTCAAAGGATATGTTAAGACCGGTGCCTTGAGGGATGCCGAGGATGTTGTGTCAGAGATGGAGAGGAGCGGGGTGGCCCCGGATGAGCACACGTATGGTCTGCTTATTGATGCTTATGGAAATGCCGGTAGGTGGGAGAGCGCGAGAATTGTATTGAAAGAAATGGAAGCTAATAACGTTCAACCTAATTCACATGTTTTTAGTAGGATTTTAGCTAGTTATCGTGATAGGGGAGAGTGGCAGAGATCgtttcaggtgctcaaggaaATGAAGAATAACGGGGTGACTCCTGACAGGCAATTCTACAATGTCATGATTGATACTTTCGGCAAGTATAATTGCTTACATCATGCAATGGATACATTTGAGAGGATGAAATTGGAGGGAATTGAGCCAGATACTGTGACATGGAATACGCTTATTGACTGTCATTGTAAGCACGGGCATCATAATAAATCCGAGGAGTTGTTTGAGGCAATGCAAAAAAGCGGTTGTTTGCCTTGCACCACAACATACAATATAATGATTAATTCGTTTGGGGAGCAGGAGAGGTGGGAGGATGTGAAGGACTTGCTCGGTAAGATGCAGAGTCAGGGGTTACTGCCTACTGTTGTTACATATACAACACTTGTTGATATATATGGACGGTCAGGGAGATTCACCGACGCAATAGAGTGCTTGGAGGTGATGAAATCTGTAGGATTGAAACCATCCTCAACCATGTACAATGCCTTGATCAATGCTTATGCACAGAGG GGATTATCGGAGCAAGCAGTAAATGCATTTCGGGTAATGAGAGGAGAACGGTTAAAGCCTAGTTTATTGGCTTTAAATTCACTTATCAATGCATTTAGTGAGGATAGGAGAGATTCTGAAGCCTTTGCTGTTTTACAGTACATGAAGGATAAT GACCTTAAGCCAGATGTGGTTACTTACACTACACTCATGAAGGCTCTAATTCGTgtagagaaatttgaaaag GTTCCAGCTGTTTATGAAGAAATGCTATCATCTGGATGCCTCCCAGATAGGAAAGCTAGAGCAATGTTACGATCTGCTCTGCGATATATGAAGTCTACATTGAAAGTGTAG
- the LOC113712400 gene encoding uncharacterized protein isoform X1 — protein MAGSRVQVNKQHKTRFASKSSRNAHKVPLQDKHKIAKSHANVGKGARAARLQRSKMLRDQKRAELLKEKRFSSGSGSPPRIVVLFGLSSSVDLNSLEEDLLGLLSPQRNAIGSPAVASSEYKLRATILKAPYGDLSACMEMAKVADLIAFVASASFLSEDDSSNLYIDSFGSQCLSVFRAVGLPSTVVLIRDLPTALKRKHDLRKACTSSLVSEFPEDCKFYPADTKDELHKFMWLFKEQRLTVPHWRNQRPYIVAQKVDLVEDNCTPGNCTLLLTGYLRARSLSINQLVHVSGAGDFQLSKIELLKDPCPLSVKKGGDSMHSDDNHTQVIRCLMPDPMEQEPLLVENIPDPLAGEQTWPTEAEMAEADRNHKDKKPKKRILPPGTSEYQAAWIVDNSDIDYTDSDDNEDDAMVLEERGSDFLDQGNENGFEPDDDESSLPGEYDEQTETDSIMMDGENLTKEQIEDEIRKIKAAHAEDEEFPDEVDTPFDTPARKRFAKYRGVKSFRTSSWDPKESLPAEFARIFAFDNFSRTQKHVLAKAREMEQGNDDEIIPAGSYTRLHIKEVPNVVASKLSNLTKTMPVISCGLLQHESKISVLHFSIKKHDTYTAPLKAKEELTFHVGFRQFVAKPLYSSDNINSDKHKMERFLHAGRFSIASIYAPISFPPLPLIALKNDGEAASPVVAAVGSLRSIDPDRILLKKIILTGYPQRVSKLKATVRYMFHNPEDVRWFKPVEVWTKCGRRGRIKEPVGTHGAMKCVFNGVLQQHDTVCMSLYKRAYPKWPQHWFPLLGA, from the exons ATGGCGGGCTCTCGAGTTCAAGTAAACAAACAACACAAGACTCGATTTGCTTCCAAGTCGTCTCGCAATGCCCATAAAGTTCCTCTACAAG ATAAGCATAAAATCGCAAAATCCCATGCTAATGTTGGCAAAGGAGCACGAGCAGCTCGACTTCAACGTAGCAAGATG CTGAGAGACCAGAAGCGGGCGGAGCTACTGAAGGAGAAAAGGTTCTCTTCTGGATCAGGAAGCCCACCCCGCATTGTC GTTTTATTTGGTTTATCGTCTTCTGTGGACCTGAATTCACTTGAAGAAGATCTCTTGGGATTATTATCGCCGCAGAGAAATGCCATTGGGTCTCCTGCAGTTGCTTCCTCTGAATACAAGCTCAGAGCTACT ATCTTGAAAGCCCCTTATGGTGATTTGTCAGCATGCATGGAAATGGCCAAG GTTGCTGATTTAATTGCTTTTGTGGCATCTGCCAGCTTTCTAAGTGAAGATGACAGTTCTAACCTTTACATAGATTCATTTGGGTCTCAATGCCTTTCAGTGTTTAGAGCTGTTGGTCTACCAAGCACTGTTGTTTTGATTCGT gATCTACCAACAGCATTGAAAAGGAAACATGATTTGAGGAAGGCTTGTACATCTAGCCTTGTATCTGAATTTCCTGAAGATTGTAAGTTTTATCCCGCAGATACAAAGGATGAATTACACAAG TTTATGTGGCTTTTCAAGGAACAAAGGCTCACAGTTCCTCATTGGCGAAACCAGCGGCCTTATATTGTGGCTCAAAAG GTTGACTTGGTAGAAGATAATTGTACTCCTGGGAATTGTACCCTTCTTCTTACTGGTTATCTGCGTGCTCGCTCTTTGTCAATAAACCAGCTG GTTCATGTTTCAGGTGCAGGGGATTTTCAATTGTCGAAAATTGAACTTCTCAAGGATCCATGCCCTCTGAGTGTCAAGAAAGGAGGTGACTCAATGCATTCAGATGATAATCATACCCAG GTAATCAGGTGCCTAATGCCTGATCCAATGGAGCAAGAGCCTTTACTTGTTGAAAATATCCCTGATCCCTTGGCAGGAGAGCAG ACTTGGCCAACAGAAGCAGAAATGGCTGAAGCCGACAGAAATCACAAGGATAAAAAGCCAAAAAAGAGGATTCTTCCTCCGGGTACATCTGAATACCAG GCTGCTTGGATTGTTGACAATTCAGATATTGACTATACAGATAGTGATGACAATGAAGATGACGCTATGGTCCTGGAAGAAAGAGGGAGTGACTTTTTAGACCAAGGGAATGAAAATGGCTTTGAGCCTGATGATGATGAGTCTTCTCTTCCAGGGGAGTATGATGAACAGACTGAAACAGATTCCATAATGATG GACGGTGAGAACCTCACTAAAGAGCAAATTGAGGATGAGATTCGAAAAATTAAAGCAGCACATGCTGAAGATGAAG AATTTCCTGATGAAGTGGATACCCCATTTGACACTCCTGCTCGGAAACGCTTTGCCAAGTATAGAGGCGTGAAATCTTTCAGAACCTCTTCATGGGACCCAAAA GAATCTCTTCCTGCGGAATTTGCtagaatttttgcatttgataaTTTCTCAAGAACTCAGAAACATGTACTTGCAAAAGCTCGAGAAATGGAACAGGGAAATGACGATGAGATTATACCAGCAGGCTCGTATACAAGGCTCCATATCAAGGAGGTGCCTAACGTTGTTGCGTCCAAATTATCCAACTTAACAAAGACAATGCCTGTAATCTCATGTGGTCTATTGCAACACGAGTCTAAAATTTCTGTCCTCCATTTCAG CATAAAGAAGCACGACACATATACTGCTCCTCTTAAAGCTAAAGAAGAACTCACGTTTCATGTTGGCTTTCGCCAATTTGTTGCTAA GCCATTATACTCGTCTGACAATATCAATTCTGACAAGCACAAAATGGAAAGATTTCTTCATGCTGGGCGGTTTTCAATAGCTTCTATTTATGCTCCAATTTCTTTCCCACCTCTTCCACTGATTGCCCTCAAGAATGATGGAGAAGCTGCTTCACCTGTTGTTGCCGCTGTTGGTTCACTGAGAAGTATTGACCCAGATAGGATTCTTctgaagaaaataattttaactGG ATATCCTCAAAGAGTGTCAAAACTAAAGGCTACTGTACGCTATATGTTCCATAATCCAGAGGATGTCAGATGGTTCAAG CCTGTTGAAGTTTGGACAAAATGTGGGCGCCGTGGTCGCATTAAGGAGCCGGTTGGTACCCATG GTGCAATGAAATGTGTTTTTAACGGGGTCCTTCAGCAGCATGACACTGTGTGCATGAGCTTGTATAAACGCGCATATCCCAAGTGGCCACAACACTGGTTTCCTCTTCTTGGTGCTTGA
- the LOC113712400 gene encoding uncharacterized protein isoform X2 has protein sequence MEMAKVADLIAFVASASFLSEDDSSNLYIDSFGSQCLSVFRAVGLPSTVVLIRDLPTALKRKHDLRKACTSSLVSEFPEDCKFYPADTKDELHKFMWLFKEQRLTVPHWRNQRPYIVAQKVDLVEDNCTPGNCTLLLTGYLRARSLSINQLVHVSGAGDFQLSKIELLKDPCPLSVKKGGDSMHSDDNHTQVIRCLMPDPMEQEPLLVENIPDPLAGEQTWPTEAEMAEADRNHKDKKPKKRILPPGTSEYQAAWIVDNSDIDYTDSDDNEDDAMVLEERGSDFLDQGNENGFEPDDDESSLPGEYDEQTETDSIMMDGENLTKEQIEDEIRKIKAAHAEDEEFPDEVDTPFDTPARKRFAKYRGVKSFRTSSWDPKESLPAEFARIFAFDNFSRTQKHVLAKAREMEQGNDDEIIPAGSYTRLHIKEVPNVVASKLSNLTKTMPVISCGLLQHESKISVLHFSIKKHDTYTAPLKAKEELTFHVGFRQFVAKPLYSSDNINSDKHKMERFLHAGRFSIASIYAPISFPPLPLIALKNDGEAASPVVAAVGSLRSIDPDRILLKKIILTGYPQRVSKLKATVRYMFHNPEDVRWFKPVEVWTKCGRRGRIKEPVGTHGAMKCVFNGVLQQHDTVCMSLYKRAYPKWPQHWFPLLGA, from the exons ATGGAAATGGCCAAG GTTGCTGATTTAATTGCTTTTGTGGCATCTGCCAGCTTTCTAAGTGAAGATGACAGTTCTAACCTTTACATAGATTCATTTGGGTCTCAATGCCTTTCAGTGTTTAGAGCTGTTGGTCTACCAAGCACTGTTGTTTTGATTCGT gATCTACCAACAGCATTGAAAAGGAAACATGATTTGAGGAAGGCTTGTACATCTAGCCTTGTATCTGAATTTCCTGAAGATTGTAAGTTTTATCCCGCAGATACAAAGGATGAATTACACAAG TTTATGTGGCTTTTCAAGGAACAAAGGCTCACAGTTCCTCATTGGCGAAACCAGCGGCCTTATATTGTGGCTCAAAAG GTTGACTTGGTAGAAGATAATTGTACTCCTGGGAATTGTACCCTTCTTCTTACTGGTTATCTGCGTGCTCGCTCTTTGTCAATAAACCAGCTG GTTCATGTTTCAGGTGCAGGGGATTTTCAATTGTCGAAAATTGAACTTCTCAAGGATCCATGCCCTCTGAGTGTCAAGAAAGGAGGTGACTCAATGCATTCAGATGATAATCATACCCAG GTAATCAGGTGCCTAATGCCTGATCCAATGGAGCAAGAGCCTTTACTTGTTGAAAATATCCCTGATCCCTTGGCAGGAGAGCAG ACTTGGCCAACAGAAGCAGAAATGGCTGAAGCCGACAGAAATCACAAGGATAAAAAGCCAAAAAAGAGGATTCTTCCTCCGGGTACATCTGAATACCAG GCTGCTTGGATTGTTGACAATTCAGATATTGACTATACAGATAGTGATGACAATGAAGATGACGCTATGGTCCTGGAAGAAAGAGGGAGTGACTTTTTAGACCAAGGGAATGAAAATGGCTTTGAGCCTGATGATGATGAGTCTTCTCTTCCAGGGGAGTATGATGAACAGACTGAAACAGATTCCATAATGATG GACGGTGAGAACCTCACTAAAGAGCAAATTGAGGATGAGATTCGAAAAATTAAAGCAGCACATGCTGAAGATGAAG AATTTCCTGATGAAGTGGATACCCCATTTGACACTCCTGCTCGGAAACGCTTTGCCAAGTATAGAGGCGTGAAATCTTTCAGAACCTCTTCATGGGACCCAAAA GAATCTCTTCCTGCGGAATTTGCtagaatttttgcatttgataaTTTCTCAAGAACTCAGAAACATGTACTTGCAAAAGCTCGAGAAATGGAACAGGGAAATGACGATGAGATTATACCAGCAGGCTCGTATACAAGGCTCCATATCAAGGAGGTGCCTAACGTTGTTGCGTCCAAATTATCCAACTTAACAAAGACAATGCCTGTAATCTCATGTGGTCTATTGCAACACGAGTCTAAAATTTCTGTCCTCCATTTCAG CATAAAGAAGCACGACACATATACTGCTCCTCTTAAAGCTAAAGAAGAACTCACGTTTCATGTTGGCTTTCGCCAATTTGTTGCTAA GCCATTATACTCGTCTGACAATATCAATTCTGACAAGCACAAAATGGAAAGATTTCTTCATGCTGGGCGGTTTTCAATAGCTTCTATTTATGCTCCAATTTCTTTCCCACCTCTTCCACTGATTGCCCTCAAGAATGATGGAGAAGCTGCTTCACCTGTTGTTGCCGCTGTTGGTTCACTGAGAAGTATTGACCCAGATAGGATTCTTctgaagaaaataattttaactGG ATATCCTCAAAGAGTGTCAAAACTAAAGGCTACTGTACGCTATATGTTCCATAATCCAGAGGATGTCAGATGGTTCAAG CCTGTTGAAGTTTGGACAAAATGTGGGCGCCGTGGTCGCATTAAGGAGCCGGTTGGTACCCATG GTGCAATGAAATGTGTTTTTAACGGGGTCCTTCAGCAGCATGACACTGTGTGCATGAGCTTGTATAAACGCGCATATCCCAAGTGGCCACAACACTGGTTTCCTCTTCTTGGTGCTTGA
- the LOC113715225 gene encoding uncharacterized protein isoform X2 — MSSLTLRPSLLSQSSSSPSASASSSNCSLALVSWRNNWQNSSSINCRTKSSAYKGRLILRAQSFDSSSEDSNNKNNNSNAAGSQPSNGTLHKSRREILLEYVQNVQPEFMELFVKRAPQQVVEAMRHTVTNMIGTLPPQFFAVTVTTVAENLAQLMYSVLMTGYMFRNAQYRIELQQSLEQVALPEPPKSKDGPEFAPGTQKKVTGEVIRWNNVSGPEKLDAVKYIELLEAEIEELNRQIERKSSDGQNDLLDYLKTLEPQNLKTSVTETSAPELAKLLYWLMVVGYSIRNIEVRFDMERVLGTPPKLAELPPGENI, encoded by the exons ATGTCGTCCTTGACTTTGAGACCATCGTTGTTATCACAGTCATCTTCTTCACCTTCAGCTTCAGCTTCGTCGTCAAATTGTTCGTTGGCTTTGGTATCCTGGCGTAACAATTGGCAGAATTCTTCCTCGATTAATTGCCGGACGAAATCATCAGCTTACAAAGGTAGATTAATCTTGAGAGCTCAATCTTTTGATAGCAGTAGTGAGGACAGTAACAACAAGAACAACAACTCCAATGCTGCTGGTTCTCAACCTTCCAACGGCACTCTG CATAAAAGCAGGAGGGAAATTCTATTGGAATATGTGCAAAATGTGCAGCCTGAATTCATGGAATTGTTTGTTAAGAGGGCACCCCAGCAG GTGGTTGAAGCTATGCGACATACTGTGACAAATATGATAGGGACACTGCCGCCGCAATTTTTTGCAGTAACTGTGACCACT GTTGCTGAGAATCTTGCACAGCTCATGTATAGTGTTCTGATGACTGGATATATGTTCAGGAATGCACAATACCGGATAGAATTGCAACAAAGCTTGGAGCAAGTTGCTCTCCCTGAACCACCAAAGAGCAAG GATGGACCAGAATTTGCACCTGGCACACAGAAAAAAGTGACTGGAGAAGTTATCAGATGGAACAATGTTTCTGGTCCTGAAAAACTAGATGCAGTGAAATACATTGAGTTGCTGGAAGCAGAAATAGAGGAACTCAACCGTCAGATTGAAAGAAAATCTAGTGATGGCCAGAATGACTTATTGGACTATCTGAAAACCCTTGAGCCCCAAAATCTAAAG ACTAGTGTGACAGAGACAAGTGCTCCAGAGCTTGCTAAATTGCTCTACTGGCTCATGGTTGTTGGTTATAGTATCAGAAATATTGAAGTTCGCTTTGACATGGAACGTGTACTAGGTACTCCACCAAAGCTTGCAGAGCTACCGCCAGGTGAGAATATATAG
- the LOC113715225 gene encoding uncharacterized protein isoform X1, whose amino-acid sequence MSSLTLRPSLLSQSSSSPSASASSSNCSLALVSWRNNWQNSSSINCRTKSSAYKGRLILRAQSFDSSSEDSNNKNNNSNAAGSQPSNGTLHKSRREILLEYVQNVQPEFMELFVKRAPQQVVEAMRHTVTNMIGTLPPQFFAVTVTTVAENLAQLMYSVLMTGYMFRNAQYRIELQQSLEQVALPEPPKSKDGPEFAPGTQKKVTGEVIRWNNVSGPEKLDAVKYIELLEAEIEELNRQIERKSSDGQNDLLDYLKTLEPQNLKELTSTAGEDVILAMNTFIKRLLTVSDPSQMKTSVTETSAPELAKLLYWLMVVGYSIRNIEVRFDMERVLGTPPKLAELPPGENI is encoded by the exons ATGTCGTCCTTGACTTTGAGACCATCGTTGTTATCACAGTCATCTTCTTCACCTTCAGCTTCAGCTTCGTCGTCAAATTGTTCGTTGGCTTTGGTATCCTGGCGTAACAATTGGCAGAATTCTTCCTCGATTAATTGCCGGACGAAATCATCAGCTTACAAAGGTAGATTAATCTTGAGAGCTCAATCTTTTGATAGCAGTAGTGAGGACAGTAACAACAAGAACAACAACTCCAATGCTGCTGGTTCTCAACCTTCCAACGGCACTCTG CATAAAAGCAGGAGGGAAATTCTATTGGAATATGTGCAAAATGTGCAGCCTGAATTCATGGAATTGTTTGTTAAGAGGGCACCCCAGCAG GTGGTTGAAGCTATGCGACATACTGTGACAAATATGATAGGGACACTGCCGCCGCAATTTTTTGCAGTAACTGTGACCACT GTTGCTGAGAATCTTGCACAGCTCATGTATAGTGTTCTGATGACTGGATATATGTTCAGGAATGCACAATACCGGATAGAATTGCAACAAAGCTTGGAGCAAGTTGCTCTCCCTGAACCACCAAAGAGCAAG GATGGACCAGAATTTGCACCTGGCACACAGAAAAAAGTGACTGGAGAAGTTATCAGATGGAACAATGTTTCTGGTCCTGAAAAACTAGATGCAGTGAAATACATTGAGTTGCTGGAAGCAGAAATAGAGGAACTCAACCGTCAGATTGAAAGAAAATCTAGTGATGGCCAGAATGACTTATTGGACTATCTGAAAACCCTTGAGCCCCAAAATCTAAAG GAATTAACTAGCACTGCTGGGGAGGATGTGATTCTGGCCATGAATACATTCATAAAACGCCTGTTAACTGTTTCAGACCCTAGTCAAATGAAG ACTAGTGTGACAGAGACAAGTGCTCCAGAGCTTGCTAAATTGCTCTACTGGCTCATGGTTGTTGGTTATAGTATCAGAAATATTGAAGTTCGCTTTGACATGGAACGTGTACTAGGTACTCCACCAAAGCTTGCAGAGCTACCGCCAGGTGAGAATATATAG
- the LOC113722490 gene encoding O-fucosyltransferase 16-like yields MAFQRRRLQYQYKNRGRLLIPAISVISAALLVLFVLISLLAPSPTDGNGPLRLPRHRSSTETETRNKDRTKDEGKGVPKFRVPPARGAYHRDLWTSTNAKFYHGCSDASSKFPKAEAITRPNRYLLVATSGGLNQQRTGITDAVVAARILNATLVVPKLDKKSFWKDSSNFSEIFNVDWFISYLAKDVRIIKELPLRRGHQWIPHSMRVPRKCNERCYITRVLPVLSKKQAIQLNKFDYRLSNRLETDFQKLRCRVNYHALRFTNPIITMGEKLVQRMRMRSKHFIALHLRFEPDMLAFSGCYYGGGEKERTELGKIRKRWKTLHTSNPDKVRRQGRCPLTPEEVGLMLKALGYGSDVHIYVASGEVYGGEETLAPLKALFPNFHSKESLASKEELESFSAFSSRMAALDFIVCDESDVFVTNNNGNMAKILAGRRRYFGHKPTIRPNAKKLYRLFLDRDNMTWEEFESKVRKFQRGFIGEPKEVRPGRGEFHENPASCICEDSDAKAKVDSLSRKFGKENGVRKEDVDTAADDENMDDEPEVSDGDGDEDPDDLPTNILLNGTASDYEASLLDNPELDELLSD; encoded by the exons ATGGCCTTCCAGCGACGCCGGCTTCAGTACCAGTACAAAAATCGTGGCCGGCTCTTAATCCCCGCCATTTCCGTCATCTCCGCTGCTCTTCTTGTCTTATTCGTTTTGATCTCGCTACTCGCCCCTTCCCCGACTGATGGAAATGGTCCCCTCCGCCTGCCCCGCCACCGTTCTTCG ACGGAGACGGAGACTAGGAATAAGGATAGAACTAAGGACGAAGGGAAGGGAGTTCCGAAATTTCGTGTGCCG CCCGCTCGAGGAGCCTATCATCGTGATCTTTGGACTTCGACAAATGCCAAATTCTATCATGGTTGTAGTGATGCCAGCAGCAAATTTCCAA AAGCAGAAGCTATCACGCGTCCCAACCGCTATTTGTTGGTCGCAACCAGTGGGGGTCTTAATCAACAGAGAACTGGG ATAACTGATGCTGTTGTTGCTGCTCGTATTTTGAATGCCACCCTTGTCGTTCCAAAGCTAGATAAGAAATCCTTTTGGAAGGATTCGAG TAACTTTTCAGAGATATTTAATGTTGATTGGTTTATATCATATCTAGCAAAAGATGTTAGAATTATTAAAGAGCTTCCATTAAGGAGAGGACACCAATGGATTCCACACAGCATGCGAGTCCCAAGAAAGTGCAATGAAAGATGTTATATTACTCGTGTCTTACCTGTTCTTTCAAAAAAGCAG GCTATCCAGCTAAACAAGTTTGACTATAGACTTTCAAATCGGCTGGAAACAGATTTTCAAAAGCTTAGATGTAGAGTCAATTATCATGCTCTGAGGTTCACCAACCCCATAATTACCATGGGTGAGAAATTGGTTCAAAGAATGCGGATGAGGAGCAAGCACTTTATCGCCCTTCATCTAAG GTTTGAACCCGATATGCTTGCATTCTCGGGATGTTATTATGGTGGGGGAGAGAAGGAGAGGACGGAGCTTGGTAAAATACGGAAGAGGTGGAAGACCTTACAT ACTAGCAACCCAGATAAAGTAAGGAGGCAAGGAAGGTGTCCCCTTACTCCTGAAGAAGTAGGCTTGATGCTGAAAGCACTTGGATATGGTAGTGATGTTCACATCTATGTGGCATCAGGTGAAGTATATGGGGGTGAAGAGACATTGGCTCCACTGAAGGCACTCTTCCCAAATTTCCATTCAAAAGAGAGTCTTGCTAGCAAGGAAGAGTTGGAAtcattttctgcattttcttctcGCATGGCTGCATTAGATTTCATTGTTTGTGATGAAAGTGATGTATTTGTTACCAATAATAATGGTAACATGGCAAAAATTTTAGCGGGACGAAG GAGGTATTTTGGACATAAACCTACCATTCGGCCAAATGCCAAGAAATTGTATAGGCTGTTCTTGGACCGAGACAACATGACTTGGGAAGAATTTGAATCAAAAGTTCGCAAGTTTCAGCGAGGTTTCATTGGGGAGCCCAAAGAGGTGAGACCAGGAAGgggtgaatttcatgaaaaccCCGCTTCCTGTATATGTGAAGATTCAGATGCAAAAGCAAAGGTGGATTCACTTTCAAGAAAATTTGGCAAGGAAAATGGTGTAAGAAAGGAAGATGTTGATACTGCAGCTGATGATGAAAATATGGATGATGAACCGGAAGTTTCTGATGGTGATGGTGATGAAGATCCAGATGACCTTCCTACAAATATTTTGCTAAATGGGACGGCTTCAGATTATGAGGCGTCTCTCTTGGACAACCCTGAGCTGGATGAGTTGCTTTCCGATTGA